The Elaeis guineensis isolate ETL-2024a chromosome 14, EG11, whole genome shotgun sequence genome has a segment encoding these proteins:
- the LOC105057376 gene encoding cation/H(+) antiporter 15-like codes for MLLGPSFVGGIVLKWFSRIPDQNFVLMDTAANFALAYYMFMVGLQLDVRAIRSLGKRVVILAVVGMVAAFVVGFTSAHALGLRPDIGMKIPGYSGLPPRPGSERKVLPFLLLFSLAISITGLPVVARIITELKLLNSPLGLLSMGPAVVNDIAAWILLALTLAATDGNNGKTVSLLVPLWVSLAGGAFVFLCFRVVRPAIARMTRRTLDDERMSDQQLGIILAGVPVAGFLSDLIGIHIIFGCFIYGLAVPNGRATEYLVERMEPFLVNILLPLFFANSGFRTSLYTILPLGAIISFAVVVVSATLAKVAGTMVVAMAYSMSFRDSLVLGFLMSVKGPVEMIILNIAIDKKVLRGDIFAVILTTSMITMVLVTPVVVLAYVQKSKPLAVYRRRNIQGGRSDMELRMLACVHNVRHVRSLTRLLDVSNPTKRSPIFVCALHLAELAAGRVSSMLIMHPSDGSAHYGCHRRTSLASNQPQSEGILVALGGYEQQSPGVSFQPLTAFSPPATMHEDVRSVAEERHACIIVLPFHKLMTVDGNMDEAGSSAVRPVNLNVLAIPPCSIAILVDHGLGARPATLFPGAHGPSHHVAAVFIGGCDDREVLAYVWCMAEHPTIVVTVIRFIEAAPPSRLQSVTSVTEEDSTSVLLADAELDKEQDEEAYQHTLIPIQHSILACTLIWLFSMFSKSTHIHIWLALLFGLSPCLAILHLVSLYLNLCQKPDETVTSLLRRAKAVADELATSGNALKPTEFNLHVLRALCDDLQDAVPGILNRHTSPTYTEFHGLLLSHESMRTFRKLTVADATPTNPTANTAQRFVHSSNDPRPSIGRGFTRGRGGCGKFDRGHGRFGPPDGRGSQCLLILITGLWSNASYGIFKLQLIMGYTFADPPLALSKLSQMQIGRALYQFRLWFVSDESVVFTEKVASNSEETVTALRAMEHSYDLYVVGRSHRRKSKLTVELEEWSDFLELGPIGDLLVSSDFEAKVSVLVVQQYVKKGLAEAEWEALGNTSPLS; via the exons ATGTTGTTGGGCCCATCGTTTGTTGGTGGTATCGTCCTAAAGTGGTTTAGTCGGATACCGGACCAGAACTTCGTGCTAATGGACACGGCGGCCAACTTTGCCCTCGCGTATTATATGTTCATGGTGGGCCTGCAGCTGGACGTGCGCGCCATCCGGTCGCTGGGGAAGAGGGTGGTCATCCTCGCGGTGGTCGGCATGGTCGCTGCCTTCGTCGTCGGCTTCACCTCCGCCCACGCCCTCGGCCTCCGCCCCGACATCGGGATGAAAATACCCGGTTACTCCGGTCTCCCGCCCAGACCCGGCAGCGAGAGGAAGGTGCTTCCTTTCCTCCTCCTCTTCAGCCTCGCCATCTCCATCACCGGCTTGCCGGTCGTCGCCCGTATCATCACCGAGCTCAAGCTCCTCAACTCGCCGCTCGGCCTCCTCTCCATGGGCCCCGCCGTCGTCAACGACATTGCCGCCTGGATCCTGCTCGCCCTCACGTTGGCCGCCACCGACGGCAACAACGGCAAGACGGTCTCGCTGCTGGTGCCGCTATGGGTCTCCCTGGCGGGTGGCGCATTCGTGTTCCTTTGCTTCCGCGTGGTTCGGCCGGCCATCGCGAGGATGACGAGGCGGACGCTGGATGACGAGCGGATGAGCGACCAACAGCTGGGGATCATCCTGGCCGGGGTGCCGGTGGCGGGGTTCCTGTCCGACCtcatcgggatccacatcatcTTCGGCTGCTTCATCTACGGGCTGGCGGTGCCCAATGGGCGGGCCACCGAGTATTTGGTCGAGCGGATGGAGCCGTTCTTGGTGAACATACTGCTGCCGCTCTTCTTCGCCAACAGCGGGTTCAGGACCAGCCTCTACACCATCCTGCCGTTGGGGGCCATCATCAGCTTCGCCGTGGTTGTCGTCTCCGCCACCTTGGCCAAGGTGGCGGGCACCATGGTCGTCGCCATGGCCTATTCCATGTCCTTCCGCGACAGCTTAGTGCTCGGCTTCCTCATGAGCGTCAAGGGCCCCGTCGAGATGATCATCCTCAACATTGCCATCGATAAAAAA GTCCTTAGGGGAGATATATTCGCAGTGATACTCACAACTTCAATGATAACGATGGTGCTGGTGACGCCGGTGGTGGTGCTAGCGTACGTCCAAAAATCGAAGCCGCTCGCGGTGTACCGGCGCCGGAACATCCAGGGGGGGAGGTCGGACATGGAGCTCCGGATGCTGGCCTGCGTCCACAACGTCCGCCACGTCCGCTCCCTCACGCGCCTCCTCGACGTCTCCAACCCTACCAAGCGCTCCCCCATCTTCGTCTGCGCCCTCCACCTCGCCGAACTCGCTGCCGGCCGTGTCTCCTCCATGCTTATCATGCACCCATCCGATGGCAGCGCCCACTACGGCTGCCACCGCCGCACCTCCCTCGCCTCCAACCAGCCCCAGTCCGAGGGCATCCTCGTCGCCCTCGGTGGCTACGAGCAGCAATCCCCCGGCGTTTCCTTCCAGCCCCTCACCGCCTTCTCCCCGCCCGCCACCATGCATGAGGATGTCCGCAGCGTCGCCGAGGAGCGCCACGCCTGCATCATCGTCCTCCCCTTCCACAAGCTCATGACCGTCGACGGCAACATGGATGAGGCCGGCAGCTCCGCCGTCCGCCCCGTCAACCTCAACGTCCTCGCCATCCCTCCCTGCTCCATCGCCATCCTCGTCGACCATGGCCTCGGCGCCCGCCCTGCCACGCTCTTCCCCGGTGCCCACGGCCCCTCCCACCACGTCGCCGCCGTCTTCATCGGCGGGTGCGACGACCGCGAGGTGCTCGCATATGTGTGGTGCATGGCGGAGCACCCGACCATCGTCGTCACGGTCATCCGCTTCATCGAGGCAGCCCCGCCGTCACGGTTGCAGTCGGTGACATCGGTGACCGAGGAGGACAGCACCTCAGTGCTCTTGGCCGACGCCGAGCTGGATAAGGAGCAGGACGAGGAGGCGTATCAGCACACACTCATTCCAAtccaacattctattttggcttgcactcttatttggctcttttctatgtttagcaagtcaacacatattcatatttggctggcactcctatttggtctttctccttgtttagctattctacatttggtttctctttactta AATCTATGTCAAAAACCAGATGAGACCGTCACCTCTCTGCTCCGACGTGCCAAAGCTGTGGCTGATGAACTTGCTACCTCTGGTAATGCCCTCAAGCCAACCGAATTTAATCTTCATGTATTGcgtgctctatgtgatgatctaCAAGATGCGGTCCCTGGCATTCTCAACCGACACACCTCTCCGACATACACTGAATTTCATGGGCTGTTACTTAGCCATGAAAGCATGCGGACATTTAGAAAATTAACTGTTGCTGATGCCACTCCTACCAATCCTACCGCCAATACTGCTCAACGGTTCGTCCATTCTTCTAATGACCCTAGGCCCTCTATTGGCCGTGGCTTTACTCGAGGTCGTGGAGGATGTGGCAAGTTTGATCGAGGTCATGGTCGTTTTGGTCCACCTGATGGCCGTGGTTCTCAATG TCTCCTAATACTGATCACTGGATTATGGTCAAACGCATCTTACGGTATCTTCAAGCTACAGCTGATCATGGGTTACACATTCGCCGATCCACCTCTCGCTCTCTCCAAGCTTTCTCAGATGCAGATTGGGCGG GCATTGTACCAGTTTCGTCTTTGGTTCGTCAGCGACGAATCGGTGGTGTTCACGGAGAAGGTTGCGAGCAACAGCGAGGAGACGGTGACGGCGCTGCGGGCGATGGAGCACAGCTACGACCTCTACGTGGTGGGGAGGAGCCATCGGAGGAAGTCGAAGCTGACCGTCGAGCTGGAGGAGTGGAGTGACTTCCTGGAGCTGGGGCCGATCGGGGACCTGCTGGTCTCGTCGGACTTCGAGGCCAAGGTATCGGTCCTGGTGGTGCAGCAATACGTGAAGAAAGGGCTGGCGGAGGCCGAATGGGAGGCACTGGGGAACACCAGTCCTCTATCGTAA
- the LOC105057244 gene encoding uncharacterized protein isoform X2, which yields MASTEGLVPITRAFLARYYDKYPLPRLSDDIPRLTAELRGFADGLLREHAPTSGEELVVNEADCEPPHKIDENLWKNREHIEEILFLLDDSHRPRSLQEKATPEDIDLAAVFGDIEAKFKTSLKTLETFQLRNADNIFSTVMTYMPQDFRGSLIRQQRERSERNRQAEIDALVNSGGRIRDRYALLWKQQMERRRQLAQLGSAAGVYKTLVKYLVGVPQVLLDFLRQINDDDGPMEEQRQRYGPALYGLTKMVLFIRLFLLLSWERFESRKPQMDQVSVLQQAVHVYTSELEKFIQFIGEVVANSPFLISAEDAGAADSRKSVEYKETIIPPGKTHEDIGFRMEYVSPSGEVTLILPYRRYESDQGNFCTILAGSYKLIWDNSYSTFFKKSLRYKVDAIPPVVEMPQPLAEAG from the exons ATGGCATCGACGGAGGGATTGGTGCCGATCACGAGGGCCTTTCTCGCCCGCTATTACGACAAGTACCCCCTGCCCCGGCTATCTGATGACATCCCCCGCCTAACCGCCGAGCTCCGGGGCTTCGCCGACGGCCTCCTGAGGGAACACGCCCCCACCTCTG GTGAGGAATTAGTGGTAAATGAAGCAGACTGTGAACCTCCCCATAAAATTGATGAAAACTTGTGGAAGAACAGAGAACACATTGAAGAAATTCTGTTTTTGCTCGACGATTCTCATCGGCCAAGATCA CTTCAAGAAAAAGCGACACCTGAAGATATAGATTTAGCTGCTGTCTTTGGAGATATTGAAGCCAAGTTTAAAACTAGTCTGAAGACACTGGAGACATTCCAACTGAGAAATGCTGACAATATATTTAGTACAG TTATGACCTACATGCCCCAAGACTTTCGAGGCTCTCTCATTAGGCAGCAACGAGAGCGCTCAGAGAGAAATAGACAAGCTGAAATTGATGCTTTGGTTAATTCTGGTGGAAGAATACGTGATCGATATGCTTTACTCTGGAAGCAGCAAATGGAGAG ACGGAGACAATTGGCTCAGCTTGGGTCAGCAGCGGGTGTATACAAGACACTTGTTAAATATTTGGTTGGGGTACCACAG GTTTTATTAGATTTCTTGCGGCAGATAAATGATGATGATGG ACCTATGGAAGAACAACGACAACGTTATGGACCAGCTTTGTATGGCCTTACAAAAATGGTGCTCTTTATTAGACTGTTTCTGCTTCTTTCCTGGGAACGTTTTGAGTCAAGAAAACC ACAGATGGATCAAGTATCTGTCTTACAGCAAGCTGTGCATGTCTACACCTCTGAGCTTGAGAAATTCATCCAATTTATAGG TGAGGTTGTTGCAAATTCTCCATTCTTAATATCAGCTGAGGATGCAGGTGCTGCTGACTCAAG GAAAAGTGTTGAATACAAAGAAACCATCATTCCTCCAGGAAAAACACATGAG GATATTGGTTTTCGTATGGAGTATGTTAGCCCCTCGGGAGAGGTCACA CTGATCTTACCCTATCGACGATATGAGTCTGATCAA GGAAATTTCTGCACAATCTTGGCTGGATCCTACAAACTTATATGGGATAATTCTTATTCGACATTTTTCAAAAAG AGCTTGCGGTACAAGGTGGATGCTATACCCCCTGTTGTGGAGATGCCACAGCCTCTTGCTGAAGCGGGATAA
- the LOC105057244 gene encoding uncharacterized protein isoform X1 translates to MASTEGLVPITRAFLARYYDKYPLPRLSDDIPRLTAELRGFADGLLREHAPTSGEELVVNEADCEPPHKIDENLWKNREHIEEILFLLDDSHRPRSLQEKATPEDIDLAAVFGDIEAKFKTSLKTLETFQLRNADNIFSTVMTYMPQDFRGSLIRQQRERSERNRQAEIDALVNSGGRIRDRYALLWKQQMERRRQLAQLGSAAGVYKTLVKYLVGVPQVLLDFLRQINDDDGPMEEQRQRYGPALYGLTKMVLFIRLFLLLSWERFESRKPQMDQVSVLQQAVHVYTSELEKFIQFIGEVVANSPFLISAEDAGAADSRKSVEYKETIIPPGKTHEVILTVESVNSYIAWDFALIQGTLSLDIGFRMEYVSPSGEVTLILPYRRYESDQGNFCTILAGSYKLIWDNSYSTFFKKSLRYKVDAIPPVVEMPQPLAEAG, encoded by the exons ATGGCATCGACGGAGGGATTGGTGCCGATCACGAGGGCCTTTCTCGCCCGCTATTACGACAAGTACCCCCTGCCCCGGCTATCTGATGACATCCCCCGCCTAACCGCCGAGCTCCGGGGCTTCGCCGACGGCCTCCTGAGGGAACACGCCCCCACCTCTG GTGAGGAATTAGTGGTAAATGAAGCAGACTGTGAACCTCCCCATAAAATTGATGAAAACTTGTGGAAGAACAGAGAACACATTGAAGAAATTCTGTTTTTGCTCGACGATTCTCATCGGCCAAGATCA CTTCAAGAAAAAGCGACACCTGAAGATATAGATTTAGCTGCTGTCTTTGGAGATATTGAAGCCAAGTTTAAAACTAGTCTGAAGACACTGGAGACATTCCAACTGAGAAATGCTGACAATATATTTAGTACAG TTATGACCTACATGCCCCAAGACTTTCGAGGCTCTCTCATTAGGCAGCAACGAGAGCGCTCAGAGAGAAATAGACAAGCTGAAATTGATGCTTTGGTTAATTCTGGTGGAAGAATACGTGATCGATATGCTTTACTCTGGAAGCAGCAAATGGAGAG ACGGAGACAATTGGCTCAGCTTGGGTCAGCAGCGGGTGTATACAAGACACTTGTTAAATATTTGGTTGGGGTACCACAG GTTTTATTAGATTTCTTGCGGCAGATAAATGATGATGATGG ACCTATGGAAGAACAACGACAACGTTATGGACCAGCTTTGTATGGCCTTACAAAAATGGTGCTCTTTATTAGACTGTTTCTGCTTCTTTCCTGGGAACGTTTTGAGTCAAGAAAACC ACAGATGGATCAAGTATCTGTCTTACAGCAAGCTGTGCATGTCTACACCTCTGAGCTTGAGAAATTCATCCAATTTATAGG TGAGGTTGTTGCAAATTCTCCATTCTTAATATCAGCTGAGGATGCAGGTGCTGCTGACTCAAG GAAAAGTGTTGAATACAAAGAAACCATCATTCCTCCAGGAAAAACACATGAG GTTATTTTGACAGTTGAATCTGTAAATTCGTATATTGCTTGGGATTTTGCTTTGATACAAGGGACACTTAGCCTG GATATTGGTTTTCGTATGGAGTATGTTAGCCCCTCGGGAGAGGTCACA CTGATCTTACCCTATCGACGATATGAGTCTGATCAA GGAAATTTCTGCACAATCTTGGCTGGATCCTACAAACTTATATGGGATAATTCTTATTCGACATTTTTCAAAAAG AGCTTGCGGTACAAGGTGGATGCTATACCCCCTGTTGTGGAGATGCCACAGCCTCTTGCTGAAGCGGGATAA